A stretch of DNA from Takifugu rubripes chromosome 15, fTakRub1.2, whole genome shotgun sequence:
GCTGTGGTAGTCCAACCGATAATCTGAAACACACAAGCAGGAGCCTGAACGCCTTCTCGGGGATAACTTGTTGAGGCTGAGGCCCAAGATTACAGCACGGTGACATCTGAGATTAGCAACATTAGCCATGCTCACAAGGATTCAGGCTTCTGGTAACCgttgctggatccttcagctgtaGAGTGCTTTGTGATCAGATCAGAGCCAGAGCGCATGTGTGAGATTTTACGTGGGTGTCCCCCCTCTCGTTGGTTCAGTGACATGAGGCTCTGTACCGATCCGTGACAGCTTTTGTAATCTGCAACACAACGAAACAAAATGAGAAccaaatccaaaaaaaaaagttttcaagtTTTCCTCCCTGTTATCAGGTTTGTACCTTCAGAGATGTGCAGCGATGTCAGAGAGGACGAAGTAGAAAGCTGGTAGGTaaaaagggaagaggaggaggaggatgaagaggaggcagtTCTGTACAACTTTCGTGGTCGTTGAGGAGAAGCTGAATCTGTCACTCTGGGTTCAGTTCCAGAGGAATTTTTTTGGTCTGCTGAATAGTTGCTcttcagagaggagacagaggatcCTCTCTGGATGCGTCGACCCTCCCTGAGAGAGGAGACGTGCTCCATTGAAGAGCACAGGGTGGAGGCAACGGATGAGGCTCCTGATGGAACCCTGGATTCTTTTACTGAGGACAAAGAGGCGTCTGAGTTTCCTTTGGCAGACAAGGTCCTCTCTGTGGACAGTAaagaggacatggaggaggacacagaggaagTCTGCTGGGTCGAAGTGAGCTGGGAGGAAGTCCAGGAAGAGGACGTCTCGAGGTGAGGGGAGGCACCGGTGTCTTTTTGATCGCCCCCGTTTGAGCAGCCTTGGGAGGGAGCGACCGGAGGAGACGCCTTTGCTGCGGAGGACACGCTAGCCTCTGTGgtgggagaggatggaggagacgAGAGGACAGTCTGTCCATTCTTTTCAGAGGAGTGGGAGGACAGAGACTCCCGGCTGCCCATAGGGGTTGTCTCCGGGCTGCTACTGTACGTGTCACCTGCAGGAAGACACGGAAACATAGAAGATCAGGGGATCTCAAGGATCACAGGAAAATCTGCTAACTAGATAGATCAATGGCCAGAACCAGCGTGATAATACTCAAGAAGACTATTTGACAGTGACCTTCACTCTGACATGTGGGAAGTGAATGTTTGTCCCTAACTCAGGGACTtcctgagtcaccgtgtccctCGGATATCAAAGTCAGAGAAAATAGCACAGATGAGCAGCGCCGGGTAAGTTTCAACCTGATCCAAACACAACACCTTCTGAAAGACACATATAATAATAATCCTGAAAGGTTTTAAAGCAATCTTACTGTCATTGTCTGCGAGGCACAATGCAGGAGGGTAAAGACGGGCCCTCCTCTTTCCAGACGACAGGCAGATGGCCTTATTTCTCCGAGGGGTCGACCGAGATGACGGAGCTTGAGGAAGCGGCAGCGACAAGTCTGGAGCCTCGCCAAATATCTGTCCAAATGTGCACGAGACATGTCCAGCGAGAGTGTGTGCAGCGCGTTTATGGATGGTTTTTTTACGTGTTTGGATATTGGTAACAGTACCTTGTGATGGTTTTCAATGATAATTTCAACCACAATGTTCTGAAACTTGATGTTCATCATGGCGGCCACGGTCTCCTCCTGTGACCTCATCAGTGTGGGGCCAAAGATCATCCCCAAGTTGGAGACGGTCATCAGATTCTGGCTGCAGTTACTCGACACCCTGAACAACCGAGGAAAAAAAAGTAGGTCTTTAAGTAAACTCTAAAACAGCGAAACCACGGAAACATACACTAACaatcacattaaaataatttaaatcacAGTGATGTGTGATGTGGGCGTATGAAATCTGCTTCAAAGCTGTCAAAAACAACTATTTCTAATAGAATAATCAGATCCAGAAAGCTTTGTTTAACCCAGACAGCGTGTGTCAGTATGAGCATACTTGTAGAGGTGGTTGGTTAGGAGGTCCAGTAGTGCTCTGTTTTTTTCTGGGAGTTTGTGTACAAGAGCATGAATGGCCCTCACTCTGTACTTCTGGTCATCGTACTCTGAGAACGGAAAAGACAGAAGACGAATGAGACAAGACAGTTCAAACAGCCAAACCATTTACAGACATTTGCATGTGAAATGTctcaaatttaaaacaaagaaacaaagaaacagacAAATTGACATTTTCCTGAAAGTATGAGGACTTGGCTGCTAACTGCTGATAGATCTTTTCACTATTAACTCTTGTGAAGCATGCAGAAATAAGTCTAATCAAATGTTATGTCCTGGACCTGGTGGAGGACCTGATGCTATGGAGACTTATGATGTGTTAGGTGGCGATATTCCACTTTTAGGTTACAGGTCTAGAAACACAGACAGGCCAGCTTGCAGCTGTGTTTAGAACGAGGCGTTCAGGGTTCTCACTTGCTGCTTTGAGGAACTCTTTATGCAGTCTGTAGGTCAGTACAGGTTCTGCCAGACATCTGTAAAAATCAAGTAAATTCATCAGTCAGAAGAGGCTTTATTGAAAATATCAACACTGTGCTTTATGTGACCTAAAATAATCTTTTAGACCACTAGTGATGGTCTTGTTGTCCCAGGCGTCTGCATCCAGATGCAGGTCAGCTGGGGCTGTGGATGCTGCAGGAAAGTAGATAAGATATAACTGGGACGAAGCCACtaattaattaaaaacacaGTGTTCATTAGTTATTGTTACGGACTCAAAGTTGCTCTGATTGAAAGAAGAGCCTAGAAATTCTTACCAAACACACTTGTCATTAACCGCTGCACCTTGGAGTTGACTCCTCCGGTCCTGTACAGTCCCGGTGTGGTGAGGCCTTCAAAAATACAAGAATTAAATAAGAGAAATAAGAGAGAATAAATCACAACCAAGGAAGATTTTACCACAAATGTACTAAGAGGAATACCTCTCGTCTCAATCAGGCTGATACACTGCTTAACAAAGTTGAGTCCTGCCTCATTCAGGAACGCTGAAAACAAGGCGCACCAAATGATTCAGGTTTGTAAGACAAGGATATGAACTAAGTGGTAGAAAATAACAACACTTACTCTCCTCTTTTTTGCTGAGCAAAGACGGCAGCGTGTAAATCTGCAGAGCAAGAAAAACTGTTAGGGCCCATTTTGAACACAGGTCGACTGAAATGTTTGGCTGGTGCGTTGAAGCTGATACACTTAAAAGGTGGATATAATCATACAGGCTCTTTTCCATCCATagcctccatccacagccgCCTGTTGGCCTCAGACAGAGCCTGCAGGGTGATGACGCCATGTctgcaggagacagacagagagcaaCGGTCAGCAGACGTGAGCCCAGAGGTGTCCACGTGTCCCTCTGctgtcttcctgtctcacctctcGACCACCTCGATGTCAAAACAGAAGCGTTTGTCGATGGAGTCCCTCTTTCTTCTGACACAAGAGCGCAGCCTGAACATCTCAGGGGTGCCGTTCACCACGCCGTTCTGTCGACAGGGAGGGTATTTTTCAAAGACGGGTTAAGCAACACTTCTTTATCTTTGGGTCCTCCTGACATCTGTGTGAAATACCGTTAAATTGGCTTTTATTGCAGCGCCGTTAAAACAAGCTTCGAGAATGCAGATGTTCATATTATCGGTCACTGCTCAGATGTTACCACTCGTTGATGAATCTGTGCCTCGGCTCACCTGTCTGTTGGCGGCTCTGGACTCTGTGCTGCTCATTGTGAACATCTTGGAGCTTTTTTCATACGTGCAGTAGTATCTGGTCCAGATGCTGCCCAACGGTCCTGCAAGATACAAGACGGCATTTTCATGTCTGCAACACACTCATGTGTGAGGTTCAATAAAACAGAAAGAGAGTCCGACTGATTTGTTTTACTACTGTGATGTGCGTGCGCCTCACGTTTCTCCTGTATGTACAGGTATCCCTCCATGGTGAAACTGCTGGGAGCTTTGAAGTCTTCCTCTGCGGATCGGATCCTCCTCATTAGCCTCTCAACCTCAGCCCGCGTGCTTTCAAAATTATTCCGAGCCTGGCACAAATGTAACAAgatcgattaaaaaaaaatcctatacagattatttttatcttttaaaaatctCTCATTGACTGTCAAACAGTTGATACTAGAAGCATCCGGAGCTGAAGCGAAATGACTTCTGCTTTAAGATTTGAGGTCAATATCCATACTTACATTCTGCAGATTAAACTGAAGCTGTTGCTTGTATGGCTCAAATTCACTGGCCAGCTCATAGCCCTCGTGGTAGAATGTAAACAAACCCTGCAGGAAGGCGAGTAACTGAAGGACAATGGGAAAGATCCACAGGAAAGTGTTAGTGGGAGGCCACAGGGTTTATTCAAAGGATTTCAAAAGAACCCTCATCtggaaaatgaatcaaaatgGCCTCTAGAGCAGAGAAATCCCAAAATCTTCTTGTTGTCTGCTGCCTTTGTTTACTTTCCAACAGTTTCTGTCGTGGTCGGCGGAAGAGATATCCATGCAGGAAGTGCAGTTacggcaacaggaagtgggcttTACTGATACGTATCAATAAAACAGATTTATCATTCgccagagtgtttgtgtgtgccagATGCTCACATGTGGTCGCCACTGCATCTAGCATACATATATCTGTGTCTCCGTTTATAGAACAGACTGAaacgcacgtgcgtgtgtgtttctcttcagTAGTCAGAGATCTAAAGTCAGATGGTGACTACCCAAGACCAAATCTTAGCAGCTTTCAAAGGAAACGTGCACAGTGTCAGAGAACATTCTCACCGGCTCCACAAACTCaaacttcttcctctcctgcaccTCTTGGATCTTGAAGACGTACTGCAGCGACGCGTCATAAAAGACCTGCCTGTCTTTACTCATCTGCGTGTCGGCCTGCAACACAGGTTTCTGTAAAGGTTACCCAACAACACATGACTGAGAACCTTCGCGCAGAGGTAGTCGGTGTTTTACCTCTTGTAGGTGTGAGTCCTTCTTTTTAGATGAAAGACTGAGATGCTTCTCCAGAACCGAGTAGTACCGTTCAGTCTCTTTGTCAAACTGTTTCTTTCCCTcctgaagaaaaaaaggttgaCTTAAAGTTCAGATCAGCTCATCCTGTTTCAGTGGAACATCCCAACGTGTCCAGCAATCTAGATTTTGTTCTCTAGATGTGCTACAATACGATGAAGTGCAAAAAGAGGTTTACATCATTTACTTCTGTTTTCATGCAGGCTGAACATTCCGGAATATCAGGTTTGTTCTCTTACATCATGTGTGGGAGTTTCTTTAAAACCTTCTTTATACATAATATCCAGACATCATATTTACACTGAATCAACAATGTAAAACTCACTAATGCTACAAACGTCTGTTATCTGAGTGAAGAGCGGAGCACAAAAGCTGTGGTCTAAAAATGACTGTAAAATTAAATGTCAAAATCCGTTTAAAATTAGCTCCAGATCTAAAAATATACATATTGACTTGTGGCGGCCCGATCTCATCGGTGTGTGAACGTGCtcttcacacactcctgctgcatTCTACATGCATCCACGTTCCATTGTCGGGGGGGTTTTTGGAGCAGGGATGCGTTACCATCTCCGCTGCTATTTCAGTCTGGAGGACAaaaggaaaaatgggaaaaactgAAGGAGAAAATGAGGCAGCTGGTGCGAGCAGACCCCAGGCTTGCTTTATGTTTACACTGCCTGGCTGTCTCTCTGTGACGTgctgcctgtctctcctcccagTGTCCGTTCCCATGACCCTGCTACTGACACGGGCTGGTGATCCGTCTTTTATCAGACCAAATTACATTCTGTGACCACTGACTGCAGGATAATCAGAGCCGCCGCCTGCTGCTTTATTAACCGATTCTGAGTTGGCATTGTTGCAAGGTCGACATGAACCATTTTTAATTCCACCTGCAGTTCTTCTTAAATCTCTAAAAAACAGATCATTTAATTTGTGATTCATGATTAATTCCACTTAGTCACATACGTACCTTAACAGCTCCAATCTGCTCCTTACGAAACCTTTCAAGTGGTGAGATCAACACGTCGTCAGCATTCTGGAtctgagagaagaagaagaaaaaaaaaaaagcgaaaCGACGCAGCAGCTCAGTTTCATATCCCACCAAGAAAAATATACAAAGGAACAGCAACTACTGTAAGTGAGTGTTCCACGATAGCAGCGGCGGCCAGCTAAAATGTTATTTCCGTCCGATTATTGGAGtcttaaaaaggaaaagtttccgagaaaagcaggaatttaaaataaatccgCACTGATTCAGAGGTGCGTTCTCATAAACGGGTAAGAAAAACTCCGGCGTCTGTCCAGACTCAGGTCAAGATGTAATCAGTGTTTAGTGTTTACATTGGATTTGAGTCCCCTTTGGTAAACCCACAGAAGATCTAATAGGCCCTTCTTGTTTTTGTGGGTAAGCAAATTAAAGAGAAAGGGAAAAGAAGTGGCTTTGTTTCACTTTAGAGCCTTTTTCCACCACGTTACCTTACGCAGAGTGAAACTGTAAACTCGGAGACAAGCGGGCCTTGTCAGGTCACAATAGTTCTTTCACTTTGAACAGGTAGGCACATCCTAATTGTCCTTTCACTCAGTTTTGGCATTATTAGTGGTTTAGTGTGTTCAGCAGTGTTGTAGGGAAGAGGAAAAGCATATAATTAAAAaacgacccccccccaacacacacacacacacacacacacacacacacacacacttttatggaCTTTCCCAGGCAGTCAGGGCTCTGCTAACAGTCTCAAGGGGGAATTGGCAGAATAGGTTCCACATGGGTTCTCTGTAACCAGACCATGTACACACAATCAGAcagggagagtgagagagggtgaaagaaagagaaagggagaAAGTAAGTACTACACACTgcaagttttctttttttggcccAGAATCCGCTCCCGCACACACAGAGGCCACTGGTTGACGGAGGGTCTGAGACATTTTTGTGATTCACCATGGAGTACTGACCGCCACTGACCCAAAGTATTCAACAGAAC
This window harbors:
- the LOC101068403 gene encoding rho GTPase-activating protein 42-like yields the protein MGLPTLEFSDSFLDSPEFRERLQCHEIELERTNSFIKDLIKDGNMLVSALKSLSIAVQRFSQSLQEFQFECIGDAETDDEISIAQSLKEFSQLLSTMEEERKRLIQNADDVLISPLERFRKEQIGAVKEGKKQFDKETERYYSVLEKHLSLSSKKKDSHLQEADTQMSKDRQVFYDASLQYVFKIQEVQERKKFEFVEPLLAFLQGLFTFYHEGYELASEFEPYKQQLQFNLQNARNNFESTRAEVERLMRRIRSAEEDFKAPSSFTMEGYLYIQEKRPLGSIWTRYYCTYEKSSKMFTMSSTESRAANRQNGVVNGTPEMFRLRSCVRRKRDSIDKRFCFDIEVVERHGVITLQALSEANRRLWMEAMDGKEPIYTLPSLLSKKEETFLNEAGLNFVKQCISLIETRGLTTPGLYRTGGVNSKVQRLMTSVFASTAPADLHLDADAWDNKTITSGLKDYFRCLAEPVLTYRLHKEFLKAAKYDDQKYRVRAIHALVHKLPEKNRALLDLLTNHLYKVSSNCSQNLMTVSNLGMIFGPTLMRSQEETVAAMMNIKFQNIVVEIIIENHHKIFGEAPDLSLPLPQAPSSRSTPRRNKAICLSSGKRRARLYPPALCLADNDSDTYSSSPETTPMGSRESLSSHSSEKNGQTVLSSPPSSPTTEASVSSAAKASPPVAPSQGCSNGGDQKDTGASPHLETSSSWTSSQLTSTQQTSSVSSSMSSLLSTERTLSAKGNSDASLSSVKESRVPSGASSVASTLCSSMEHVSSLREGRRIQRGSSVSSLKSNYSADQKNSSGTEPRVTDSASPQRPRKLYRTASSSSSSSSSLFTYQLSTSSSLTSLHISEDYKSCHGSVQSLMSLNQREGGHPRKISHMRSGSDLITKHSTAEGSSNGYQKPESLLSVGLPQRESSVFSSALDICSSGRDAKALYSCEAEHSHELSFPQGALFSNVYPSVEPGWLQATYNGKTGLIPENYITYL